From one Tsukamurella tyrosinosolvens genomic stretch:
- a CDS encoding DUF4440 domain-containing protein, with amino-acid sequence MSTELHRPALDHRDPDADAAVERLVSVLQAGFDSGDADQYDSTFADDILWGTPKGQWLAGFPALNSAHHRMMGDTPVEPASRFEVIGSTHPAPDVVVAQVCRTALNGGFSEVAMYVLVRRADRWWVAAAQNTPVSAVLPPIDPV; translated from the coding sequence ATGTCCACCGAACTCCACCGCCCCGCCCTCGATCACCGTGATCCCGACGCCGACGCCGCCGTGGAGCGGCTCGTCTCCGTGCTCCAAGCCGGATTCGACAGCGGCGACGCCGACCAGTACGACTCGACGTTCGCTGATGACATTCTGTGGGGAACACCGAAGGGCCAGTGGCTTGCGGGGTTCCCCGCACTCAACTCCGCCCATCACCGCATGATGGGCGACACCCCCGTCGAACCCGCGTCGCGGTTCGAGGTCATCGGATCAACGCATCCCGCTCCCGATGTCGTTGTCGCGCAGGTCTGCCGCACAGCGCTCAACGGCGGTTTCAGCGAGGTCGCGATGTACGTCCTCGTCCGCCGGGCCGACCGGTGGTGGGTGGCCGCGGCCCAGAACACGCCCGTGTCCGCGGTCCTTCCTCCGATCGATCCCGTGTGA